A window of the Streptomyces albireticuli genome harbors these coding sequences:
- a CDS encoding ABC transporter substrate-binding protein translates to MRGVRVRTGVLGVVLLVSGATGCGLMSPGDEDRGPITVGMTDAVTGLDPAGTYDVGSWALHSNVYQSLLTFTPGSSVPVPDAAERCGFQGRDLRTYACTLREGLKFTNGHDLTAGDVKFSFDRIRRINSKQGPGPLLDTLESVRTADRTVSFRLKVPDATFPFKIATGAGAIVDSRTYPAGRLRAGAEVDGSGPYVLKEYRQGLRAELRPNDRYRGAVRHKGEPVTVRYYRDPAALAQAWQRRSVDVAGRQLPPAVTAEQSPSDAGVKMMETSGPTSRSMVFNLRDGSPVKDVAVRRAIAAVVDRTALARDIHRRTVEPLYSLVPQGLTGHATSFFDAYPEPDPARARTLLRQAGITQPVRFRLAYSQGAATDEEAALLKRQLEATGLFEVTTQHVEWKEFLEGYARGAYDAYCLTWVADFPDPDTFITPLVGAGSALHTGYSSARVEKLIRDTQRNHQRGRVAEDVREVQRIVAEDVPLLPLWQKKEYTLGNSAVSGTQYLSDGTGILRLWELGRI, encoded by the coding sequence ATGCGTGGGGTCCGGGTTCGGACAGGTGTGCTGGGTGTGGTGCTGCTGGTCTCGGGGGCCACGGGCTGCGGGCTGATGTCGCCGGGGGACGAGGACCGGGGGCCCATCACGGTGGGCATGACGGACGCGGTCACCGGGCTCGACCCGGCGGGCACCTACGACGTGGGCTCCTGGGCCCTGCACAGCAACGTCTACCAGTCGTTACTGACCTTCACGCCCGGCTCCTCCGTCCCCGTGCCGGACGCGGCCGAGCGCTGCGGCTTCCAGGGCCGGGACCTACGCACGTACGCCTGCACGCTGCGCGAGGGCCTGAAGTTCACCAACGGCCACGACCTGACGGCGGGGGACGTGAAGTTCTCCTTCGACCGGATCCGCCGGATCAATTCGAAACAGGGCCCCGGGCCGCTGCTGGACACCCTGGAGAGCGTGCGGACGGCCGACCGGACGGTCAGCTTCCGGCTGAAGGTGCCGGACGCCACCTTCCCGTTCAAGATCGCCACCGGTGCCGGGGCGATCGTCGACTCCCGGACCTACCCCGCGGGCCGGCTCCGCGCGGGCGCCGAGGTGGACGGCTCCGGCCCGTACGTCCTCAAGGAGTACCGGCAGGGCCTCCGGGCCGAGCTGCGGCCCAACGACCGCTACCGCGGCGCCGTGCGGCACAAGGGCGAGCCCGTGACCGTCCGGTACTACCGCGACCCGGCGGCGCTCGCCCAGGCCTGGCAGCGGCGCTCCGTGGACGTCGCGGGCCGCCAGCTGCCGCCCGCCGTGACCGCCGAGCAGTCCCCGTCGGACGCCGGCGTGAAGATGATGGAGACCTCGGGGCCCACGTCCCGCTCGATGGTCTTCAACCTGCGCGACGGCTCGCCCGTGAAGGACGTCGCGGTGCGCAGGGCGATCGCCGCCGTCGTCGACCGTACGGCGCTCGCGCGCGACATCCACCGCCGGACGGTCGAGCCGCTCTACTCCCTCGTCCCGCAGGGCCTGACGGGCCACGCCACGTCGTTCTTCGACGCCTACCCCGAGCCGGACCCGGCGCGCGCCCGGACCCTGCTGCGGCAGGCGGGCATCACCCAGCCGGTCCGCTTCCGGCTGGCCTACTCGCAGGGCGCCGCCACCGACGAGGAGGCGGCCCTGCTGAAGAGGCAGCTGGAAGCCACCGGGCTGTTCGAGGTGACCACGCAGCACGTGGAGTGGAAGGAGTTCCTGGAGGGCTACGCCCGCGGCGCCTACGACGCGTACTGCCTCACCTGGGTCGCGGACTTCCCCGACCCGGACACCTTCATCACCCCGCTGGTCGGCGCGGGCTCGGCCCTCCACACGGGCTACTCCAGCGCCCGCGTCGAGAAGCTCATCCGCGACACCCAGCGGAACCACCAGCGCGGCCGCGTCGCGGAGGACGTCCGCGAGGTCCAGCGGATCGTCGCCGAGGACGTACCCCTGCTGCCGCTGTGGCAGAAGAAGGAGTACACCCTCGGCAACTCCGCCGTCTCCGGGACGCAGTACTTGTCGGACGGCACCGGGATCCTGCGGCTGTGGGAGCTGGGCAGGATCTGA
- a CDS encoding succinate dehydrogenase hydrophobic membrane anchor subunit codes for MSAETTTPATETVSLYDVDNPAPVIEPPRARTKKTPKSTRTNFELYGWLFMRLSGVVLVVLVLGHLLIQLVLDGGVSKIGFAFVAGRWASPFWQAWDLVMLWLAMLHGANGLRTVINDYAERPKTRFWLKNLLYAATVFTVLLGTLVIFTFDPNIR; via the coding sequence ATGTCCGCTGAGACCACCACCCCCGCGACCGAGACCGTGTCGCTGTACGACGTGGACAACCCGGCGCCGGTCATCGAGCCGCCCCGGGCCCGCACCAAGAAGACGCCCAAGAGCACCCGCACCAACTTCGAGCTGTACGGCTGGCTGTTCATGCGGCTGTCCGGCGTCGTCCTGGTCGTCCTGGTCCTGGGCCACCTGCTCATCCAGCTGGTCCTCGACGGCGGCGTGAGCAAGATCGGCTTCGCCTTCGTGGCGGGCCGCTGGGCCTCGCCGTTCTGGCAGGCCTGGGACCTGGTCATGCTGTGGCTCGCCATGCTGCACGGCGCCAACGGCCTGCGCACGGTCATCAACGACTACGCGGAGCGGCCCAAGACCCGCTTCTGGCTGAAGAACCTGCTGTACGCGGCCACGGTGTTCACCGTCCTGCTGGGCACGCTGGTGATCTTCACCTTCGACCCGAACATCCGCTAG
- a CDS encoding MerR family transcriptional regulator — translation MRIGELSRRTGVSPRLLRYYEGQGLLTSERDANDYRRYGTDAVERVTRIRELLAGGLTTEAIRDLLPCAQGGPGLLACDHSVQILDGQLTRVEEQLAELARRREALLDVASAMRAG, via the coding sequence ATGCGCATAGGTGAGCTGTCGCGTCGTACCGGGGTGAGCCCCCGGCTCCTGCGCTACTACGAAGGACAGGGCCTGCTCACCTCGGAGCGGGACGCCAACGACTACCGGCGCTACGGGACGGACGCGGTCGAACGCGTGACGCGCATCCGCGAACTCCTCGCCGGAGGCCTCACGACCGAGGCCATCCGCGACCTCCTGCCCTGCGCCCAGGGCGGCCCGGGCCTCCTCGCCTGCGACCACTCCGTCCAGATCCTGGACGGCCAGCTGACCCGCGTGGAGGAACAACTGGCGGAGCTGGCCCGCCGGCGCGAGGCACTGCTGGACGTGGCGTCGGCGATGCGGGCGGGCTGA
- a CDS encoding SCO4848 family membrane protein, which translates to MLSSSGDASPAPRPSGRAATLSRPVSWFLLAFGVWSWFIWITFAKNLWKDGSGLAFDDAGDPTAYFWVHLALAVTSFLLGTAVGLIGLRGVRALRRTS; encoded by the coding sequence ATGCTGAGTTCTTCCGGGGACGCCTCGCCCGCCCCTCGCCCGTCCGGCCGCGCGGCCACCCTGTCCCGCCCGGTGTCCTGGTTCCTGCTCGCCTTCGGGGTGTGGAGCTGGTTCATCTGGATCACCTTCGCGAAGAATCTGTGGAAGGACGGCAGCGGGCTCGCTTTTGACGACGCGGGTGACCCCACCGCGTACTTCTGGGTCCACCTCGCGCTCGCGGTCACCTCGTTTCTTCTGGGGACGGCCGTCGGGCTGATCGGGTTGCGCGGCGTACGGGCGTTGCGGCGCACGTCATAG
- a CDS encoding alpha/beta fold hydrolase yields the protein MTQIPTPLATTVHGSGPGILLAHGAGGSIEGNYRPVIPALAERHTVVAPDFPGSGATPRSAEPLTVDGLSDALIAAADAAGLETFTLLGYSMGTLVSVRTAARHPERVRGLVLTAGLAKADNRTLASLDIWRKLLDEGDLETFARFIALSGFGEDFFNAVPAGELDIFYKVLASGVPAGAAEQAAVVQSSDTTADLAGISVPTLVIAPLQDTLVAPANSRFLAANIPGAEYAEIMTGHVTMAEKPAEWGGLITSFLDRHGL from the coding sequence ATGACACAGATTCCCACGCCCCTCGCCACCACCGTCCACGGCTCCGGCCCCGGCATCCTGCTCGCGCACGGCGCGGGCGGCAGCATCGAGGGCAACTACCGGCCGGTCATCCCGGCCCTGGCCGAGCGTCACACCGTGGTGGCCCCCGACTTCCCCGGCTCCGGTGCCACGCCCCGCTCGGCGGAGCCGCTGACGGTCGACGGCCTGTCCGACGCGCTGATAGCGGCGGCCGACGCGGCCGGCCTGGAGACGTTCACCCTGCTCGGCTACTCGATGGGCACCCTGGTGTCCGTACGGACGGCGGCCCGTCACCCGGAGCGGGTGCGCGGCCTGGTCCTGACGGCGGGTCTGGCCAAGGCGGACAACCGCACGCTGGCCTCCCTGGACATCTGGCGGAAGCTCCTGGACGAGGGCGACCTGGAGACCTTCGCCCGCTTCATCGCCCTCTCCGGCTTCGGCGAGGACTTCTTCAACGCCGTGCCCGCCGGGGAGCTGGACATCTTCTACAAGGTGCTGGCCTCGGGCGTCCCCGCCGGTGCCGCGGAGCAGGCGGCCGTCGTGCAGTCCTCGGACACCACGGCCGACCTGGCCGGGATCTCCGTGCCGACGCTGGTGATCGCGCCGCTCCAGGACACCCTGGTCGCGCCCGCGAACTCGCGCTTCCTCGCCGCGAACATCCCGGGCGCCGAGTACGCCGAGATCATGACGGGCCATGTGACCATGGCGGAGAAGCCCGCCGAGTGGGGCGGCCTGATCACGTCCTTCCTCGACCGGCACGGCCTCTGA
- a CDS encoding D-alanyl-D-alanine carboxypeptidase family protein: MRSASGTGPIGSSARVRPGEAATRGYGRRGTFTDVPTTTSHPPRLAAAGRYGAALAATASLLLPLMTAAPAHADNPADGKGAPKVPPAQMSTVGGELLGKPGPQVRRGPGAPQLPKDLSGRSWLVADAESGEILAANNAHWRLPPASTLKMLFADTVLPKLPRDQTHKVVPSDLAGMGAGSSAVGVKEGSSYSVHDLWLGVFLRSGNDAVRVLSAMNGGVPRTVKDMQAHAEDLQAKDTHVVTPDGYDADGQVSSAYDLTLFARSGLQKADFREYCATVSAKFPGEEKPGKKRDSFAIVNTNRLLTGEGMPKGEPYKGMAGVKNGSTTNAGNTFTGVAQHDGRKLLVTVMNPETAEPHRVYTEARELLDWGFEAAGHVQPVGVLVPPRGAADKPGDGRADQATQHAQASVAGSGGGMWTAVGIAGAALVVLAVGGFVVHRRHPLPDRVRRRG, translated from the coding sequence ATGCGTTCGGCCTCCGGCACTGGTCCTATCGGGTCCTCGGCACGGGTCCGTCCCGGTGAGGCAGCGACTAGGGGGTACGGGCGGCGGGGTACGTTCACGGACGTGCCGACGACGACATCACACCCCCCGCGGCTCGCCGCGGCGGGACGCTACGGAGCCGCCCTCGCGGCGACCGCCTCGCTGCTCCTCCCGCTGATGACCGCCGCGCCCGCCCACGCCGACAATCCGGCCGACGGCAAGGGCGCCCCCAAGGTTCCGCCCGCTCAGATGTCCACGGTGGGCGGCGAGTTGCTGGGCAAACCCGGGCCGCAGGTGCGGCGCGGGCCCGGCGCCCCCCAGCTGCCCAAGGATCTCAGCGGCCGCTCCTGGCTGGTGGCCGACGCCGAGTCCGGTGAGATCCTCGCCGCGAACAACGCCCACTGGCGGCTGCCCCCGGCCTCCACCCTCAAGATGCTCTTCGCCGACACGGTGCTGCCGAAGCTGCCCCGCGACCAGACCCACAAGGTGGTGCCCTCGGACCTCGCGGGCATGGGCGCGGGCAGCAGCGCCGTGGGGGTCAAGGAGGGCTCCTCCTACTCCGTCCACGACCTGTGGCTGGGCGTCTTCCTGCGCTCCGGGAACGACGCGGTGCGGGTGCTGTCGGCCATGAACGGCGGCGTCCCGCGCACCGTCAAGGACATGCAGGCGCACGCGGAGGACCTCCAGGCGAAGGACACCCACGTCGTCACCCCCGACGGGTACGACGCCGACGGGCAGGTCTCCAGCGCCTACGACCTGACGCTGTTCGCCCGCTCCGGCCTCCAGAAGGCGGACTTCCGGGAGTACTGCGCCACGGTCTCGGCGAAGTTCCCGGGCGAGGAGAAGCCCGGCAAGAAGCGGGACAGCTTCGCCATCGTGAACACCAACCGGCTGCTGACCGGCGAGGGCATGCCCAAGGGCGAGCCCTACAAGGGCATGGCCGGCGTGAAGAACGGCTCCACGACCAACGCGGGCAACACCTTCACCGGGGTGGCTCAGCACGACGGCCGCAAGCTCCTGGTCACGGTGATGAACCCGGAGACGGCCGAGCCGCACCGGGTGTACACCGAGGCCCGCGAGCTCCTCGACTGGGGCTTCGAGGCGGCCGGCCACGTCCAGCCGGTCGGCGTCCTGGTGCCCCCCAGGGGCGCGGCGGACAAGCCCGGCGACGGCCGGGCCGACCAGGCCACGCAGCACGCCCAGGCGTCCGTCGCGGGCTCCGGCGGCGGCATGTGGACGGCCGTCGGGATCGCGGGGGCGGCGCTGGTGGTGCTGGCCGTGGGCGGGTTCGTGGTGCACCGCAGGCACCCGCTGCCGGACCGCGTGCGGCGGCGCGGCTGA
- the sdhC gene encoding succinate dehydrogenase, cytochrome b556 subunit: MPAGTLYRGREGMWSWVAHRVTGVLIFFFLFVHVLDTALVRVSPEAYDEVVATYKTPLVNVMEYGLVAAILFHALNGLRVIAVDFWSKGARYQKQMLWSVVTIWLVLMAGAFYPVLQHTLRTLFGS, from the coding sequence GTGCCGGCTGGAACGCTGTACCGCGGCCGGGAAGGCATGTGGTCCTGGGTGGCTCATCGAGTCACCGGCGTCCTCATCTTCTTCTTCCTGTTCGTGCACGTCCTTGACACCGCCCTCGTCCGCGTCTCCCCCGAGGCGTACGACGAGGTCGTCGCGACGTACAAGACGCCCCTCGTCAACGTGATGGAGTACGGCCTCGTCGCCGCCATCCTCTTCCACGCCCTCAATGGTCTGCGTGTCATCGCGGTGGACTTCTGGTCCAAGGGTGCCCGCTACCAGAAGCAGATGCTGTGGTCCGTTGTCACCATCTGGCTCGTGCTGATGGCCGGCGCCTTCTACCCCGTGCTCCAGCACACGCTGCGCACGCTGTTCGGGAGCTGA
- a CDS encoding 2-oxo-4-hydroxy-4-carboxy-5-ureidoimidazoline decarboxylase, which produces MSRGRRAGVAGCRVRAAAPGPVRPVRTAPGPHPASSRAPPGPGRRALRRAPSPEETTLHGPDRHSLDRHGLDRLNSASPGAAEAALLACCGSRQWAHHLADHRPYPDLRTLLGAAERTTHALTPAALAEALADEAGPHLPAEGTGLHRPVHAVLRQAQAAYEHRFGHVFLACLDGTPPDETVTRLLAALRLRLTRAPHEEAATTVAELTRLALGRLARLASDTPCARSRDTPYDTWRATRQPHAT; this is translated from the coding sequence GTGTCCCGCGGACGCCGCGCGGGTGTCGCCGGCTGCCGCGTCCGCGCTGCCGCCCCCGGACCCGTTCGCCCCGTCCGCACCGCACCCGGACCCCACCCGGCCTCGTCCCGGGCACCGCCCGGACCCGGCCGTCGAGCCCTCCGCCGCGCCCCCTCTCCCGAGGAGACCACGCTGCACGGACCCGACCGGCACAGCCTCGACCGGCACGGCCTCGACCGCCTCAACTCCGCCTCGCCGGGCGCCGCCGAAGCCGCCCTCCTGGCCTGCTGCGGCAGCCGCCAGTGGGCCCACCACCTCGCGGACCACCGCCCCTACCCCGACCTGCGCACCCTGCTCGGCGCGGCGGAGCGGACCACCCACGCCCTGACCCCGGCCGCCCTGGCCGAGGCGCTCGCCGACGAGGCCGGCCCCCACCTGCCCGCCGAGGGGACCGGCCTCCACCGGCCCGTCCACGCCGTCCTCCGGCAGGCCCAGGCCGCCTACGAGCACAGATTCGGCCATGTTTTCCTGGCCTGCCTGGACGGCACACCCCCCGACGAGACCGTCACCCGTCTGCTCGCCGCGCTCCGCCTCCGCCTCACCCGCGCGCCGCACGAGGAGGCCGCCACCACCGTCGCCGAGCTCACCCGGCTGGCCCTGGGCCGGCTCGCCCGGCTGGCCTCCGACACCCCGTGCGCCCGGAGCCGCGACACCCCCTACGACACCTGGCGCGCCACCCGGCAGCCGCACGCCACATAA
- a CDS encoding beta-N-acetylhexosaminidase: protein MGLPAGLTRAARIDRLHRIARLARVTRAAAPRGAVAAAALLATMTLVGCPRESATRPAQDDSRSPQASQPVTLSSAPPPAASRAPVPAGVPRTVPALRSATSVPGPGWRPAVGARVVTDPDGPLADEARMLAVELKMTAAGTPARPGDIELALRPGQSGGEEAYELTADDHKVLVTSAGEAGVFYGTRTLAQAVRSGGGLPEGVVRDAPDRGQRGLNLDIARKHFTAEWIEARIRELADLKLNQLGLHFSDDQGFRIESESHPEIVSPQHLTKAEVRRIVALADSLHITVVPEIDSPGHLGAVIKAHPGLQLKDAAGTAARGAVDIADPEAARIVDDLLREYAPLFPGASFHLGADEYRALMAKDPEASYPRLAQLARQRYGDRGRVQDLATAWLNDRAGVVRSLGKKPKAWNDGFFRGGVVSADKDIEVEYWTGKEIGARDPQEYLNEGRRVVNLNDEYLYYVLGEPNQFRYPTGERIYRQWSPAVLRGTTAAPRDLTGPDRVTGGRLAVWCDFPDAQTPQQVADGIRLPLAAVAQRLWDPRPPTLPWKEFSALAGRVAP, encoded by the coding sequence ATGGGACTGCCTGCCGGCCTCACCAGGGCTGCCCGGATCGACCGGCTCCACCGGATCGCCCGGCTGGCCCGGGTCACCCGGGCCGCCGCCCCGCGCGGCGCCGTGGCCGCCGCCGCCCTGCTGGCCACCATGACCCTCGTCGGCTGCCCGCGCGAGTCCGCCACCCGGCCCGCCCAGGACGACTCCCGCTCGCCGCAGGCGTCCCAGCCGGTCACGCTGTCCAGCGCCCCGCCGCCCGCCGCCTCCCGCGCGCCCGTCCCGGCGGGCGTCCCGCGCACCGTCCCGGCCCTGCGCTCCGCCACCTCCGTGCCCGGCCCCGGCTGGCGGCCCGCCGTCGGGGCCCGGGTCGTCACCGACCCCGACGGCCCGCTCGCCGACGAGGCCCGCATGCTGGCCGTCGAGCTCAAGATGACCGCCGCCGGGACCCCCGCCCGCCCCGGTGACATCGAGCTGGCCCTGCGCCCCGGCCAGAGCGGTGGCGAGGAGGCGTACGAACTGACCGCCGACGACCACAAGGTCCTCGTCACCTCGGCGGGTGAGGCCGGGGTGTTCTACGGCACGCGCACCCTCGCGCAGGCCGTGCGCTCCGGCGGCGGGCTCCCCGAAGGCGTCGTGCGCGACGCCCCCGACCGCGGCCAGCGCGGCCTCAACCTCGACATCGCCCGCAAGCACTTCACCGCCGAATGGATCGAGGCCCGGATCCGCGAGCTGGCGGACCTCAAGCTCAACCAGCTCGGCCTGCACTTCTCCGACGACCAGGGCTTCCGCATCGAGAGCGAGTCGCACCCCGAGATCGTCTCGCCCCAGCACCTCACCAAGGCCGAGGTCCGCCGCATCGTCGCCCTCGCCGACTCCCTGCACATCACCGTCGTCCCCGAGATCGACTCACCGGGCCACCTCGGCGCCGTCATCAAGGCCCACCCCGGCCTCCAGCTCAAGGACGCCGCCGGCACCGCCGCCCGGGGCGCGGTCGACATCGCCGACCCCGAGGCCGCCCGCATCGTCGACGACCTGCTGCGCGAGTACGCGCCGCTGTTCCCCGGCGCCTCCTTCCACCTCGGCGCCGACGAGTACCGCGCCCTGATGGCCAAGGACCCCGAGGCCTCCTACCCGCGCCTGGCCCAGCTCGCCCGGCAGCGCTACGGCGACCGGGGCCGCGTCCAGGACCTCGCCACGGCCTGGCTCAACGACCGGGCGGGCGTGGTGCGCTCCCTCGGCAAGAAGCCCAAGGCGTGGAACGACGGCTTCTTCCGCGGCGGCGTCGTGAGCGCCGACAAGGACATCGAGGTCGAGTACTGGACGGGCAAGGAGATCGGCGCCCGCGACCCGCAGGAGTACCTGAACGAGGGACGCCGCGTCGTCAACCTCAACGACGAGTACCTCTATTACGTACTCGGCGAGCCCAACCAGTTCCGCTACCCCACCGGCGAGCGGATCTACCGGCAGTGGTCGCCCGCCGTCCTGCGCGGCACCACGGCCGCCCCGCGGGACCTCACCGGCCCCGACCGTGTCACCGGCGGCAGGCTCGCCGTCTGGTGCGACTTCCCCGACGCCCAGACCCCGCAGCAGGTGGCCGACGGCATCCGGCTGCCGCTCGCCGCCGTCGCCCAGCGGCTGTGGGACCCCCGCCCGCCCACCCTGCCCTGGAAGGAATTCTCGGCCCTCGCCGGGCGGGTGGCCCCTTGA
- a CDS encoding succinate dehydrogenase iron-sulfur subunit yields the protein MSTPTLEKSAASAESEAPAHLITVTFRVRRFNPEISDQATWQDFQLEIDPKERVLDGLHKIKWDHDGTLTFRRSCAHGICGSDAMRINGKNRLACKTLIKDINPSKPITVEPIKGLTVLKDLVVDMEPFFQAYRDVMPFLITKGNEPTRERLQSAEDRERFDDTTKCILCAACTSSCPVFWNDGQYFGPAAIVNAHRFIFDSRDEAGEQRLEILNDKDGVWRCRTTFNCTDACPRGIEVTKAIQEVKRALITRRF from the coding sequence ATGAGCACCCCGACGCTCGAGAAGAGCGCGGCCTCGGCCGAGTCCGAGGCCCCCGCGCACCTGATCACGGTCACCTTCCGGGTCCGCCGGTTCAACCCGGAGATCTCGGACCAGGCGACCTGGCAGGACTTCCAGCTGGAGATCGACCCCAAGGAGCGGGTCCTCGACGGCCTCCACAAGATCAAGTGGGACCACGACGGCACGCTGACGTTCCGGCGCTCCTGCGCGCACGGCATCTGCGGCTCCGACGCGATGCGGATCAACGGCAAGAACCGCCTGGCGTGCAAGACGCTGATCAAGGACATCAACCCGTCCAAGCCGATCACGGTCGAGCCCATCAAGGGCCTCACGGTCCTGAAGGACCTCGTGGTCGACATGGAGCCGTTCTTCCAGGCGTACCGCGACGTCATGCCGTTCCTCATCACCAAGGGGAACGAGCCGACGCGTGAGCGTCTCCAGTCCGCCGAGGACCGCGAGCGGTTCGACGACACCACCAAGTGCATCCTGTGCGCCGCGTGCACGTCGTCCTGCCCGGTGTTCTGGAACGACGGCCAGTACTTCGGCCCGGCGGCCATCGTCAACGCCCACCGCTTCATCTTCGACTCGCGTGACGAGGCCGGGGAGCAGCGGCTGGAGATCCTGAACGACAAGGACGGCGTGTGGCGCTGCCGCACGACGTTCAACTGCACGGACGCGTGCCCGCGTGGCATCGAGGTCACGAAGGCGATCCAGGAGGTCAAGCGGGCGCTGATCACGCGCCGCTTCTGA
- the sdhA gene encoding succinate dehydrogenase flavoprotein subunit, with product MQIHKYDTVIVGAGGAGMRAAIESTKRSRTAVLTKLYPTRSHTGAAQGGMAAALANVEEDNWEWHTFDTIKGGDYLVDQDAAEILAKEAIDAVLDLEKMGLPFNRTPNGTIDQRRFGGHSRNHGEAPVRRSCYAADRTGHMILQTLYQNCVKEGVEFFNEFYVLDQLITEVDGVKKSAGVVAYELATGEIHVFQAKAVIYASGGTGKFFKVTSNAHTLTGDGQAACYRRGLPLEDMEFFQFHPTGIWRMGILLTEGARGEGGILRNKDGERFMEKYAPVMKDLASRDVVSRSIYTEIREGRGCGPEGDHVYLDLTHLPPEQLDAKLPDITEFARTYLGIEPYTDPIPIQPTAHYAMGGIPTNVAGEVLADNDTVVPGLYAAGEVACVSVHGANRLGTNSLLDINVFGKRAGIAAAEYSAKADYVELPENPAQLVADQVERLRNSTGKERVAELRKELQETMDANVMVFRTEQTIKTAVEKIAELRERYKNVSVQDKGKRFNTDLLEAIELGNLLDLAEVMAVSALARKESRGGHYREDYPNRDDVNFMRHTMAYREVDADGTDSIRLDYKPVVQTRYQPMERKY from the coding sequence ATGCAGATCCACAAGTACGACACCGTCATCGTCGGCGCCGGTGGCGCCGGCATGCGCGCGGCCATCGAGTCGACCAAGCGCAGCCGCACCGCGGTGCTGACCAAGCTCTACCCCACCCGCTCCCACACGGGCGCCGCGCAGGGCGGCATGGCCGCCGCGCTGGCGAACGTGGAGGAGGACAACTGGGAGTGGCACACCTTCGACACGATCAAGGGCGGCGACTACCTGGTCGACCAGGACGCCGCCGAGATCCTGGCGAAGGAGGCCATCGACGCGGTCCTCGACCTGGAGAAGATGGGCCTGCCGTTCAACCGCACCCCGAACGGCACCATCGACCAGCGCCGCTTCGGCGGTCACAGCCGTAACCACGGCGAGGCCCCGGTCCGCCGGTCCTGCTACGCCGCGGACCGCACCGGCCACATGATCCTCCAGACGCTGTACCAGAACTGCGTCAAGGAGGGCGTGGAGTTCTTCAACGAGTTCTACGTCCTGGACCAGCTGATCACCGAGGTCGACGGCGTCAAGAAGTCGGCCGGCGTGGTGGCCTACGAGCTCGCCACCGGCGAGATCCACGTCTTCCAGGCGAAGGCCGTCATCTACGCCTCCGGCGGCACCGGCAAGTTCTTCAAGGTGACCTCCAACGCGCACACCCTCACGGGTGACGGCCAGGCGGCCTGCTACCGCCGCGGCCTGCCGCTGGAGGACATGGAGTTCTTCCAGTTCCACCCGACGGGCATCTGGCGCATGGGCATCCTGCTGACGGAGGGCGCCCGCGGTGAGGGCGGCATCCTCCGCAACAAGGACGGCGAGCGCTTCATGGAGAAGTACGCGCCGGTCATGAAGGACCTCGCGTCCCGTGACGTCGTCTCGCGCTCCATCTACACGGAGATCCGCGAGGGCCGCGGCTGCGGTCCCGAGGGCGACCACGTCTACCTCGACCTCACGCACCTGCCGCCGGAGCAGCTCGACGCCAAGCTCCCGGACATCACCGAGTTCGCGCGTACGTACCTGGGCATCGAGCCCTACACGGACCCGATCCCGATCCAGCCCACCGCGCACTACGCCATGGGCGGCATCCCGACCAACGTCGCGGGTGAGGTCCTGGCCGACAACGACACCGTCGTCCCCGGCCTGTACGCCGCCGGCGAGGTCGCCTGTGTCTCCGTGCACGGCGCCAACCGCCTCGGCACCAACTCGCTGCTGGACATCAACGTCTTCGGCAAGCGGGCCGGCATCGCGGCCGCCGAGTACTCCGCCAAGGCCGACTACGTCGAGCTGCCGGAGAACCCGGCGCAGCTCGTCGCCGACCAGGTCGAGCGCCTGCGCAACTCCACGGGCAAGGAGCGGGTCGCCGAGCTCCGCAAGGAGCTCCAGGAGACCATGGACGCCAACGTCATGGTGTTCCGCACCGAGCAGACCATCAAGACGGCCGTCGAGAAGATCGCCGAGCTGCGCGAGCGCTACAAGAACGTCTCCGTGCAGGACAAGGGCAAGCGGTTCAACACCGACCTGCTGGAGGCCATCGAGCTGGGCAACCTGCTCGACCTGGCCGAGGTCATGGCCGTGTCCGCACTGGCGCGCAAGGAGTCCCGCGGCGGTCACTACCGCGAGGACTACCCCAACCGCGACGACGTCAACTTCATGCGGCACACCATGGCGTACCGCGAGGTCGACGCGGACGGCACGGACTCGATCCGCCTCGACTACAAGCCGGTCGTCCAGACCCGCTACCAGCCGATGGAGCGTAAGTACTGA